A region of Vitis riparia cultivar Riparia Gloire de Montpellier isolate 1030 chromosome 1, EGFV_Vit.rip_1.0, whole genome shotgun sequence DNA encodes the following proteins:
- the LOC117907509 gene encoding disease resistance protein RPV1-like produces MTTDAVSSTPTASTPAVRRRWDVFLSFRGEDTRGTFTDRLYTRLQHKGVRAFRDNEGLNRGDKIDRCLLDAIEDSAAFIAIISPNYANSRWCLEELAKVCECNRLILPVFYNVDPSHVRGQRGPFLQHFKDLEARFDEEDVSKWRKAMKYVGGLAGFVVNGFGDEADVIQTLLNNVLAELSKWSGVAAFTVGLDSRVEEVLELLDLKSNSIRVLGLYGPGGVGKSTLAKALYNKLVAHFENRSFISNVKKYLAQENGLLSLQIKLIGDLSGMASHVNEVNAGLVAIKSIVQEKRVLIILDDVDDASQLTAIAGRKKWRKWFYEGSRIIITTRDREVLHELHENELYEVKQLNSPESLQLFSHYALGRVKPTPDFLPLSKQIVSLTGGLPLALEVFGSSLYDKRKIEEWEDALQKLKWIRPMDLQGVLKISYDGLDEQEKCIFLDIACLFIKMGMKKEDAIDILKGCGFRAEIGIKVLVDKSLLKIAEDYTLWMHDQLRDMGRQIVLHENHEDLGMRSRLWDRSEILRVLQNNLGSRCIQGMVLDFVSDIFMKDSAAAWGRFRGTPNFTTAVTWLKETYKEYFQHAAEKERELILQTKSFESMINLRLLQIDNVQLEGEFKLMPAELKWLQWRGCPLKTLPSDFCPQGLRVLDLSESKNIERLWGGRWWRWHNNKVGENLMVMNLHGCCNLTAIPDLSGNQALEKLILQHCHGLVKIHKSIGDVISLLHLDLSECNNLVEFPSDVSGLKNLHTLILSGCSKLKELPENISYMKSLRELLLDGTVIEKLPESVLRLTRLERLSLNNCQSLKQLPTCIGKLESLRELSFNDSALEAIPDSFGSLTNLERLSLMRCQSIYAIPDSVGNLKLLTEFLMNGSPVNELPASIGSLSNLKDLSVGHCRFLSKLPASIEGLASMVELQLDGTSIMDLPDQIGGLKTLRRLEMRFCKRLESLPEAIGSMGSLNTLIIVDAPMTELPESIGELENLIMLNLNKCKRLRRLPDSIGNLKSLHHLKMEETAVRQLPESFGKLTSLMRLLMAKRPHLELPQALGPTETKVLGAEENSEPIVLPTSFSNLSLLYELDARAWKISGKIPDDFDKLSSLEILNLGRNNFSSLPSSLRGLSILRKLLLPHCEELKALPPLPSSLMEVNAANCYALEVISDLSNLESLQELNLTNCKKLVDIPGVECLKSLKGFFMSGCSSCSSTVKRRLSKVALKNLRTLSIPGSNIPDWFSRNVAIFSKRKNLVIKAVIIGVVVSLNHHIQDELRDQLPSVPGIEAKILRMNRQIFGTMLDLTGVPKTDEDHLYLCRYREFHPIVSMLKDGDKIQVTMRNPPMVKGVELKKSGIHLIFENDDDYDEDERSFDENLQTVSEKIARFFGPSEGGNSISDSIDEVEQEKQEMGMKEEWKEEKKGCDGSHRSSFLLFFFIALPSFFLLLSWSWTRG; encoded by the exons ATGACGACCGACGCCGTTTCATCCACGCCGACAGCTTCAACTCCGGCAGTCAGACGCCGGTGGGACGTGTTCCTCAGTTTCAGAGGCGAAGACACTCGCGGCACCTTCACCGACCGTCTCTACACCCGTCTTCAGCATAAAGGCGTTCGAGCCTTTCGAGACAACGAAGGCTTGAACCGAGGTGATAAGATCGATCGTTGTCTACTCGACGCCATCGAGGACTCTGCGGCTTTCATTGCTATTATTTCACCCAATTACGCTAACTCTCGTTGGTGCCTGGAAGAACTCGCCAAGGTCTGCGAGTGCAACCGGCTCATTCTTCCCGTTTTCTACAACGTGGACCCTTCGCACGTCCGGGGACAGAGGGGGCCTTTCCTTCAACATTTTAAAGACCTGGAGGCACGGTTTGATGAAGAGGATGTTTCGAAATGGAGAAAAGCTATGAAATATGTTGGCGGACTCGCCGGTTTTGTTGTCAATGG GTTTGGCGACGAAGCAGATGTGATTCAAACTTTGTTGAATAATGTTTTGGCTGAATTGAGCAAGTGGAGCGGTGTGGCTGCCTTTACTGTTGGACTCGATTCTCGTGTAGAAGAAGTGTTGGAGTTGTTAGACCTTAAATCCAACAGCATCAGAGTCTTAGGACTTTATGGACCAGGTGGGGTTGGTAAATCAACCCTTGCCAAGGCTCTTTATAATAAACTTGTCGCCCACTTTGAAAACCGCAGTTTCATTTCAAATGTCAAAAAATATTTGGCACAAGAAAATGGTCTGCTATCTCTCCAAATCAAACTCATTGGGGATCTTTCCGGTATGGCTTCACATGTAAATGAAGTTAATGCTGGTCTTGTTGCCATCAAAAGCATAGTCCAAGAGAAGCGAGTACTTATTATATTAGACGATGTTGATGATGCAAGCCAACTCACGGCAATTGCTGGcaggaaaaaatggagaaaatggtTTTATGAAGGAAGTAGAATCATTATCACTACTAGAGATAGAGAGGTTCTGCATGAGCTTCATGAGAACGAGCTCTATGAGGTGAAACAGTTGAATTCCCCTGAGTCGCTACAACTTTTTAGTCACTATGCATTAGGGAGAGTGAAACCCACCCCAGACTTCCTTCCTCTGTCCAAACAAATTGTATCTCTTACAGGAGGACTGCCCTTGGCTCTGGAAGTATTTGGTTCTTCTTTGTATgataagaggaaaatagaggaatgGGAAGATGCTCTGCAAAAGTTAAAATGGATAAGGCCCATGGATCTTCAGGGTGTCTTAAAGATAAGTTATGACGGGCTGGATGAACAGGAGAAGTGTATATTCCTTGATATTGCatgtttgtttattaaaatgGGAATGAAGAAAGAAGATGCCATTGATATATTGAAGGGTTGTGGTTTCCGGGCTGAGATAGGAATAAAGGTACTTGTTGACAAATCTCTCCTTAAGATTGCAGAGGACTATACTTTGTGGATGCATGACCAGCTTAGAGACATGGGAAGACAAATCGTTCTCCATGAAAACCATGAAGATCTTGGAATGCGTAGCAGGCTGTGGGATCGCAGTGAGATTTTGCGTGTCTTGCAGAATAACTTG GGATCAAGATGTATTCAAGGTATGGTCCTAGATTTTGTAAGTGATATCTTTATGAAGGATTCTGCTGCTGCTTGGGGTCGCTTTAGAGGAACACCCAATTTCACCACAGCAGTTACATGGCTAAAGGAAACATATAAGGAATATTTTCAACATGCAGCAGAGAAAGAGAGGGAATTGATACTTCAAACTAAGTCATTTGAATCCATGATTAACCTAAGGCTGCTTCAAATCGATAATGTACAATTAGAAGGAGAATTCAAACTCATGCCTGCAGAACTGAAGTGGCTACAATGGAGAGGATGCCCTTTGAAAACTCTTCCTTCTGATTTCTGCCCTCAAGGACTTAGGGTCCTAGATCTTTCCGAAAGCAAGAATATTGAGCGACTGTGGGGCGGCAGATGGTGGAGGTGGCACAATAACAAG GTGGGTGAGAACTTGATGGTCATGAATCTCCATGGTTGCTGTAATTTAACTGCCATTCCAGATTTATCTGGAAATCAAGCCTTGGAAAAGTTGATTCTTCAGCACTGCCATGGCCTAGTTAAGATTCATAAGTCAATCGGGGACGTCATTAGTTTACTTCATTTGGACCTGAGCGAATGTAACAACCTTGTTGAATTTCCAAGTGATGTCTCTGGGCTGAAAAATCTCCATACCCTTATCCTCTCTGGTTGCTCCAAACTGAAGGAATTACCAGAGAACATAAGCTACATGAAATCTTTAAGAGAACTCCTTCTTGATGGAACTGTTATAGAGAAGCTACCTGAATCTGTACTCCGTCTCACAAGACTTGAAAGGCTTAGTCTAAATAATTGCCAGTCATTAAAGCAATTACCTACATGCATAGGCAAGCTGGAATCCCTTAGAGAACTTTCATTTAATGATTCTGCTTTAGAAGCAATACCTGATTCCTTCGGATCTTTGACAAACCTTGAGAGACTAAGTTTGATGAGGTGTCAATCCATCTATGCAATTCCTGATTCTGTCGGCAATCTCAAATTGTTGACAGAATTTTTAATGAATGGTAGCCCAGTCAATGAATTGCCTGCTTCTATCGGTTCATTATCCAATCTGAAGGACTTATCAGTTGGTCATTGTAGATTTCTGAGCAAATTGCCTGCTTCAATTGAAGGATTAGCTTCAATGGTTGAGCTTCAGTTGGATGGGACATCAATCATGGACCTACCAGATCAGATTGGTGGATTGAAAACACTTAGGAGGCTTGAGATGAGGTTCTGTAAACGTCTTGAATCATTGCCAGAAGCAATTGGAAGCATGGGGTCTCTTAATACTTTGATCATTGTGGATGCCCCCATGACTGAGTTGCCAGAATCCATAGGGGAGTTAGAAAATCTCATCATGTTAAATTTGAACAAGTGTAAACGGCTACGCAGATTGCCAGATTCAATCGGGAATTTGAAGTCATTGCATCACTTGAAAATGGAGGAAACTGCTGTTAGGCAACTACCTGAAAGTTTTGGGAAGCTCACAAGCTTAATGAGATTGTTAATGGCAAAGCGGCCTCATCTTGAGCTGCCCCAAGCCCTTGGACCAACAGAGACAAAAGTCCTTGGTGCAGAAGAGAATTCGGAGCCCATTGTACTTCCAACTTCTTTCTCAAATCTCTCCTTGTTGTATGAATTGGATGCTCGCGCTTGGAAAATATCTGGTAAAATTCCTGATGATTTTGATAAGCTGTCATCGTTGGAGATTTTGAATCTTGGTCGTAATAACTTCAGCAGTCTTCCGTCTAGTCTGAGGGGCCTTTCCATTCTCAGAAAGCTTCTTTTGCCCCATTGTGAAGAGCTCAAGGCTCTCCCTCCACTTCCCTCAAGTTTGATGGAGGTGAATGCTGCAAACTGTTATGCTTTGGAAGTTATATCTGATCTGTCAAACTTGGAGAGTTTACAAGAGCTGAATCTTACAAACTGTAAGAAATTAGTGGATATTCCAGGCGTTGAATGCTTGAAGTCATTGAAAGGTTTCTTTATGAGTGGTTGCAGTTCATGCTCTTCCACGGTAAAGAGAAGACTCAGTAAG GTTGCTTTGAAGAATTTGCGCACTTTAAGTATTCCTGGAAGCAATATCCCAGACTGGTTTTCTCGCAATGTTGCCATTTTCTCAAAGCGCAAAAACCTTGTAATCAAAGCTGTGATTATAGGAGTTGTGGTCTCTCTCAACCATCACATACAGGACGAATTAAGAGATCAACTTCCCTCAGTCCCAGGCATCGAAGCGAAGATCCTTAGAATGAACAGACAGATATTCGGCACCATGCTGGACTTAACAGGAGTACCAAAGACGGATGAAGATCATCTATACTTGTGTAGATATCGTGAGTTTCACCCCATAGTCTCTATGCTGAAAGATGGCGATAAGATACAGGTGACAATGAGAAATCCACCGATGGTTAAAGGGGTAGAGCTGAAGAAATCTGGGATTCATCTGATTTTCGAAAATGATGATGATTACGATGAAGATGAGAGATCATTTGATGAAAACCTACAAACTGTATCAGAAAAAATAGCAAGATTTTTTGGTCCTTCTGAAGGAGGTAATAGCATCTCTGACTCCATAGATGAGGTCGAACAAGAAAAGCAGGAAATGGGAATGAAAGAGGAATGGAAGGAAGAGAAGAAGGGCTGTGATGGTAGCCATAGaagttcatttcttcttttcttcttcattgccCTTCCTTCCTTCTTTCTGTTGTTGAGTTGGTCGTGGACACGCGGCTAG
- the LOC117915265 gene encoding protein SHORT HYPOCOTYL IN WHITE LIGHT 1: protein MMAGVGRLSGFTINLNPTATTKLNLNLNLTPSPNFTCPPQSLHLRHRTSPTGNPTTLTSHARLSGSAGEAPEEIDESFFEDEDLIESDEEDETESSADLLIKFLQSMFKKASKHAKKASRSVLPAAISPQLVSFAVDGVLILASLSIIKALLEVFCTLGGTVFVVILLLRVIWATVSYFQTSGNGFSQGGTSFGTTQPIT, encoded by the exons ATGATGGCTGGAGTGGGAAGGTTATCAGGGTTTACCATAAATCTCAATCCAACAGCCACAACCAAGctcaacctcaacctcaacctcaCACCATCTCCAAATTTCACATGTCCCCCGCAATCACTTCATCTCCGTCACCGTACCTCACCCACTGGAAACCCTACAACTCTCACCTCCCATGCCAGG TTAAGCGGTTCAGCGGGCGAAGCGCCAGAGGAGATTGATGAATCTTTCTTTGAGGATGAGGATTTAATTGAGAGTGATGAAGAGGATGAGACAGAGAGCAGTGCAGATTTGTTAATCAAATTCCTTCAAAGCATGTTTAAGAAGGCGTCAAAGCATGCCAAGAAGGCCTCACGCTCTGTATTACCGGCGGCAATTTCCCCTCAGTTG GTGTCCTTTGCAGTTGATGGGGTTCTTATTTTGGCGTCCCTTTCGATTATTAAAGCACTTCTTGAG GTGTTTTGCACCCTTGGAGGTACTGTATTTGTGGTAATCCTACTCCTACGTGTGATCTGGGCAACCGTTTCCTATTTCCAAACGAGTGGGAATGGCTTCAGCCAGGGTGGAACTTCCTTTGGTACAACACAACCAATAACATGA
- the LOC117924727 gene encoding transcription factor BHLH089, with the protein MDPPTLINQGASYHLAEIWNYPISGGGAGEAGGGLELRGGHLGQNLGHFGDNAGVGGANREASGGGDDPMVLERSGGRKRRDAATEDEGGKAVSTSGGGNVANDCDGKRLKTSGSRDENRDSKTEVETSSGKPVEQNPQSADPPKQDYIHVRARRGQATDSHSLAERARREKISERMKILQDLVPGCNKVIGKALVLDEIINYIQSLQRQVEFLSMKLEAVNSRMNSGIEGFPSKDFGQQTFDAAGVAYSSQATREYGRASSPEWLHMQVGGGFDRT; encoded by the exons ATGGATCCTCCCACGCTCATAAACCAAGGGGCGTCTTATCATTTGGCTGAGATCTGGAACTATCCGATCAGTGGTGGTGGCGCTGGGGAGGCTGGAGGTGGTTTGGAGCTGAGGGGAGGGCATCTTGGACAGAATTTGGGGCACTTTGGGGATAATGCTGGCGTAGGAGGCGCGAATCGTGAAGCGTCTGGTGGTGGTGATGATCCGATGGTTTTGGAGCGTAGTGGAGGGAGGAAGCGGCGTGATGCGGCGACAGAGGATGAGGGGGGGAAGGCCGTGTCAACCAGCGGCGGCGGCAATGTTGCG AATGATTGTGATGGCAAGCGTTTAAAAACTTCGGGATCCAGAGATGAGAACCGTGATTCCAAAACTGAAGTGGAAACCAGTTCAGGCAAGCCTGTGGAACAAAACCCTCAATCAGCTGACCCACCTAAGCAAGATTATATTCATGTACGAGCAAGAAGGGGTCAAGCTACTGATAGCCACAGTCTAGCTGAAAGA gctagaagagaaaagatcagCGAGAGGATGAAAATTCTCCAGGACTTGGTCCCTGGTTGTAATAAG GTTATTGGCAAAGCGCTGGTCCTTGATGAGATTATTAATTACATCCAATCATTACAGCGTCAGGTTGAG TTCCTGTCAATGAAACTTGAGGCTGTCAATTCGAGAATGAACTCTGGCATTGAAGGATTTCCTTCAAAGGAT TTTGGTCAGCAAACATTTGATGCTGCTGGTGTGGCATATAGTTCACAAGCAACAAGAGAATATGGCCGGGCCTCATCGCCAGAATGGTTGCATATGCAGGTTGGTGGTGGTTTTGACCGAACATAA